A stretch of the Aricia agestis chromosome 15, ilAriAges1.1, whole genome shotgun sequence genome encodes the following:
- the LOC121734394 gene encoding titin-like isoform X2, translating to MCEESEITYLDGDVVWVKLGSCWWPGEVVGPDKLPPDLLASFKKPPIAVVKFYQEDTYEYVKNHNSIFKYNCSRKNEFIKKGMYMYRNKKGNMEKFPDDVVRAEVAVDGDKDILTREEFQEEKKESYAGLFGDPKKNYDTAKKGKSSKGRVSETTPIHRLRHKSDYKVHILVQNTKSPRQSTETAPSPSTSRAGSEPLDSTPQQESKPQSEEKPVNSTPIASTPGTYACHSCNFITTRLNVLIMHNKSHSSTFSAYTPSPMSFKKKPVAKSPKASPDPTATPKSRKPKQQNVEKATKKQAKKRVAEPAPADPEVKKSKTDVEIKSSLLADWDDAEEESNDESSTAMAGSPEIPVASESPAIPTEAELPSAQVPEEEVPPKAETHDEQSTAPEKPELSNDAKYDFCEDEDWPVETDVGRKIPRVKNPSKRKEDSKSLSIDDDEMAKEVAELLSKSTLPELPAIPETFKEEENFPEPSIVKSPDKQVEKVQPPIAETKGPSETPPTKTIFKTKTFFRSRHSRSQDAIGKYVAEQLNAAERLDMSENDINGADITSLIEPRISPPVEHVKVARLAPKIQLKKMKAEAAQLLEREKYNNSHMIKEQSVLDSSIVLETVEKPSQAAEEPAKTMNEENILCENKNTVNKNVQLDTTEIIEDNRKACEIEFESVDNKVKDITEKEIVKADNIEDKSEKVLEQITDVPENITSNDKDNTTLVTITEPMEVIKPFMSESTASAVDALLSVSRETDRVTKVISDDPPEDLFEDDNKDSKPFCVSNGINENHHENDVPESMDICPEVHLKENIANDNIINVEDNSKVKNLSTGDEEITKDTSVPTLEDSSFNKDKTDTVLENNDTIAAEKDTELENIDTVVADKDNGTIENNLSTENVPSESDLQVAQALINLPSTNSVRSKLVMDSKIISPKNKPESYTLLNTILDEGFKSAKDRQTILTNTVSAVVLPDGEISPNTETLSSRFETEQEKSENLNAAQSLVQMSESIDHKMNVKEINILKDEIMKPISTSLAQVKTSQKVDHVTSTTTEITSQPAVSKSILSNTNSPKLLKMLEEPALQKIAPAKNPVTKHVIVSGNDKILNFDIGKSLKNKTTKQKIIIRRAAPSKTLLNNVTESPSSHKIILTPSNKSQEGNSVTYSIKPAPVSPDSNAIVYQQKIRKISKPVSKLQKIKPQVLPKIEPKILSSPMKDTKVDADKMNTDAMFDINSMPVVLSDDILTPESIEKMPIVMSDGNIISTTSNPTKVIKKQVTSVRENVYLSPTPKTETKTLLVNSVTETKVTSTPNILSKSSKIRGTKPLLVIDKTGKQKLVMPKSEPQVKEVKSTTLLQPAPQSPKTEKFIILPTTSAQRPVVRTQKIVIDPQTRKAHVLVGKGPEAAPNVVDNKPVSAKLISSAAETNSSGNTVMIITNAQGAQSRIVLTSEHEKILFPNKQQPNVTQLKKIVHRISPNNGAAPKQPIAVAPSPKTAPRIVQKQKGTVITSKGQLIAGGRAPAPTPNIAPAPAPLPEIRPAAPKRIIAAEPKKLVQTIQKNSSEPLIFLQQKNGSVMQLTVAQFEHLQRTGQIVQKAPPPPPQEKIVVQKSITIKPPDKPASPVPKPRARRQVAETAPAAKRPKHEQQPIAPGRPVITQMPSLAPLTGTIAPAAALGSSSAVGGAGDNFGELDNFEELLPSTTIARQPELVPAPPVPAPAPAPVPAPAPAPAPAVHVDGQLLAIPGENFGGPPGSFYLCVEDNGTLTRIDNRPLVLEDNQLVPIADAVAAPQPERRDILEAALANSDVFHAEPRDEAPDFRDLNANVSVHCRVSETSTTLNQPIMTPVEVPSKIGGSPAATASLEAGLAVIGVTPQTVPTSLELPITVTDPRIAPRTTDPLGNGGYGALLASPTTGMTFVTTDEVQVSAAPISMPLLTDDDELGKSMPILTDAPLPAADLAHTS from the exons ATGTGTGAAGAAAGCGAAATCACTTATTTGGACGGTGATGTGGTGTGGGTCAAACTCGGGTCTTGCTGGTGGCCCGGGGAGGTCGTGGGTCCGGATAAGTTGCCACCCGACCTCCTGGCATCATTCAAAAAGCCACCTATTGCTGTCGTGAAGTTTTACCAGGAGGACACATA TGAATATGTCAAGAACCATAACTCCATATTTAAGTACAACTGTAGCCGCAAAAATGAATTTATCAAAAAAGGAATGt atATGTATAGAAACAAAAAGGGCAACATGGAGAAGTTTCCTGATGATGTGGTCAGAGCCGAGGTTGCAGTTGACGGAGACAAAGATATATTAACTCGTGAAGAATTTCAAGAAGAGAAGAAAGAAAGCTATGCAGGGCTATTCGGAGATCCTAAGAAAAATTATGACACTGCCAAAAAAG GAAAAAGCAGTAAAGGACGAGTGTCTGAAACTACACCAATACACAGG CTACGACATAAAAGCGACTACAAAGTACACATTCTGGTGCAAAATACAAAGTCTCCGCGACAATCAACAGAAACAGCTCCATCACCGTCTACAAGTCGCGCCGGCTCTGAACCGTTGGACTCCACACCACAACAAGAGTCCAAACCACAGAGCGAAGAAAAACCTGTTAACAGCACACCCATTGCGTCCACCCCGGGGACGTATGCATGCCACTCCTGCAATTTTATAACAACTAGATTAAATGTCCTGATCATGCATAATAAATCACACAGCTCCACATTCTCAGCATATACTCCATCACCGATGTCTTTTAAAAAGAAGCCTGTAGCCAAATCTCCTAAAGCATCACCGGATCCTACGGCCACGCCTAAATCGCGAAAACCAAAGCAACAAAATGTTGAAAAAGCCACTAAGAAGCAAGCTAAGAAGCGTGTCGCAGAGCCGGCACCAGCCGACCCCGAAGTTAAGAAATCTAAAACAGATGTTGAGATAAAAAGCAGCCTGTTGGCTGATTGGGATGATGCAGAAGAAGAATCTAATGATGAGTCCTCGACAGCTATGGCCGGCTCCCCAGAAATACCAGTTGCTTCAGAATCTCCTGCAATTCCTACTGAAGCTGAACTGCCTAGCGCGCAAGTCCCCGAGGAAGAAGTACCTCCAAAAGCTGAAACCCACGATGAGCAGTCCACTGCACCCGAAAAGCCGGAACTTTCAAACGATGCCAAGTATGATTTTTGTGAAGACGAAGATTGGCCTGTTGAAACAGATGTCGGGCGAAAGATTCCTCGCGTCAAAAATCCTTCAAAACGGAAAGAAGACTCAAAAAGTCTCagtattgatgatgatgaaatggcTAAAGAAGTTGCTGAGCTTTTGAGTAAATCGACCCTACCAGAGCTTCCGGCAATACCGGAAACATTTAAAGAGGAGGAAAATTTTCCCGAGCCTTCGATAGTAAAGTCACCAGATAAACAAGTTGAAAAAGTTCAGCCTCCGATAGCTGAAACAAAAGGTCCAAGTGAAACGCCACCTACAAAAACTATATTCAAAACGAAGACGTTTTTTCGGAGTAGACATTCTCGAAGCCAAGATGCAATAGGAAAGTATGTTGCGGAACAGCTGAATGCAGCAGAAAGATTAGACATGTCAGAAAATGACATTAACGGTGCTGATATCACGTCACTAATTGAACCAAGGATTTCGCCGCCAGTAGAACATGTTAAAGTTGCCCGATTAGCTCCAAAAATACAACTTAAGAAAATGAAAGCTGAGGCTGCGCAATTGCTTGAAagggaaaaatataataatagccaCATGATTAAAGAGCAATCAGTCTTAGATAGTTCAATTGTTTTAGAAACTGTAGAAAAACCAAGTCAAGCGGCAGAAGAACCTGCGAAAACAATGAACGAAGAGAATATTTtatgtgaaaataaaaatacagtaaacaaaaatgtacaattggatacaactgaaataatagaAGACAACAGAAAAGCATGTGAAATTGAGTTTGAGAGTGTTGACAATAAAGTTAAAGATATAACTGAAAAAGAAATTGTAAAAGCAGATAATATTGAAGATAAAAGTGAAAAAGTACTTGAACAGATTACAGATGTACCAGAAAACATTACTAGTAATGATAAAGATAACACTACTTTGGTTACAATAACAGAACCTATGGAAGTAATTAAACCGTTTATGAGTGAGTCTACTGCCTCAGCAGTAGATGCTTTATTGAGTGTATCAAGAGAGACTGATAGAGTAACTAAAGTAATAAGCGATGACCCGCCGGAAGATTTATTTGAAGATGACAATAAAGACAGCAAGCCTTTTTGTGTTTCTAATGGAATAAATGAAAATCATCATGAAAATGATGTACCTGAAAGTATGGATATATGTCCAGAGGTGCATTTAAAGGAAAATATTGcgaatgataatataattaacgtGGAAGACAATAGCAAGGTCAAAAACCTGTCAACAGGAGATGAAGAAATAACAAAAGACACGTCAGTTCCAACATTAGAAGATTCATCCTTTAACAAGGACAAAACAGATACTGTATTAGAAAATAATGATACTATAGCAGCTGAAAAAGATACTGAATTAGAAAATATTGATACAGTAGTAG CAGATAAAGACAACGGTACGATTGAGAATAATTTATCGACCGAAAATGTGCCATCAGAGTCTGATTTACAAGTCGCACAAGCTTTGATTAATTTACCTTCCACTAATTCTGTTCGCAGTAAACTGGTGATGGACtctaaaattatttcaccaAAAAACAAACCCGAATCGTACACACTTCTTAACACCATTTTAGACGAGGGATTTAAAAGCGCTAAGGATCGTCAAACAATTTTAACGAACACAGTCAGTGCAGTGGTGCTTCCAGACGGTGAAATTTCGCCCAATACTGAAACACTATCTAGTCGTTTTGAAACTGAACAAGAGAAGTCTGAAAATTTAAATGCCGCGCAGTCGTTAGTGCAAATGTCAGAATCTATCGATCATAAAATGAACGTCAAAGAGATCAACATTTTAAAAGATGAAATAATGAAACCAATTTCCACATCACTCGCACAAGTAAAAACGAGTCAAAAAGTAGACCATGTGACGTCAACTACGACTGAAATAACCAGCCAACCTGCTGTAAGTAAAAGCATATTAAGTAACACAAATTCTCCTAAACTACTTAAAATGTTAGAGGAACCGGCTCTCCAAAAAATTGCGCCTGCAAAGAATCCCGTCACTAAGCATGTCATAGTTTCGGGAAATGATAAGATTCTTAATTTTGATATTGGAAAatcgttaaaaaataaaacgaccAAACAGAAGATCATAATTCGTCGTGCTGCGCCGTCGAAGACGCTACTCAATAATGTGACAGAAAGTCCTTCGTCACATAAAATAATACTAACACCCAGTAACAAATCACAGGAAGGTAATTCTGTGACATATTCTATTAAACCCGCACCAGTCTCACCCGACTCTAACGCTATTGTATATCAACAAAAAATTCGCAAGATCTCAAAACCGGtatcaaaattacaaaaaattaagCCCCAGGTGCTACCAAAAATTGAACCTAAAATTTTATCATCTCCAATGAAAGATACGAAAGTCGATGCAGACAAAATGAATACAGATGCGATGTTCGATATCAATTCGATGCCAGTCGTGTTATCGGACGATATATTAACGCCCGAATCGATAGAAAAGATGCCAATTGTCATGTCAGATGGAAATATCATATCGACTACGAGCAACCCTACCAAAGTCATCAAAAAGCAAGTAACCAGCGTCCGTGAAAATGTTTACCTCAGTCCCACTCCCAAGACCGAGACGAAAACGCTTCTAGTGAATTCCGTTACCGAAACAAAAGTGACGTCGACACCTAACATACTCTCAAAGTCCTCAAAAATTCGAGGGACGAAGCCCCTGCTGGTGATAGACAAAACGGGAAAACAGAAGCTCGTAATGCCCAAATCTGAGCCCCAAGTGAAAGAAGTAAAGTCGACCACTCTCCTACAACCCGCACCGCAGTCGCCGAAGACAgagaaatttataatattaccgaCGACTAGCGCCCAGCGCCCCGTCGTCCGAACGCAAAAAATCGTTATCGACCCGCAGACTCGAAAAGCTCACGTTTTGGTGGGCAAGGGGCCGGAAGCCGCTCCGAACGTCGTCGACAACAAACCCGTCTCGGCGAAGTTGATATCCTCCGCAGCGGAGACCAACTCCTCCGGCAACACCGTCATGATCATCACCAACGCCCAGGGCGCCCAGTCGAGGATCGTCCTCACGTCGGAGCACGAGAAGATCCTGTTCCCCAACAAGCAGCAGCCGAACGTCACGCAGCTGAAGAAAATAGTTCACCGAATATCCCCCAACAACGGCGCGGCGCCGAAGCAGCCCATTGCCGTCGCGCCGTCCCCGAAAACCGCGCCGAGAATCGTGCAGAAACAGAAGGGCACCGTCATCACTTCGAAGGGCCAACTGATCGCGGGCGGCCGAGCTCCCGCTCCGACGCCGAACATAGCGCCCGCACCCGCGCCGCTACCGGAGATACGTCCGGCGGCGCCGAAGCGAATCATCGCCGCCGAGCCCAAGAAACTCGTTCAGACTATTCAGAAAAATTCATCGGAGCCGCTGATATTCCTGCAGCAGAAGAACGGCTCGGTGATGCAGCTGACGGTGGCGCAGTTCGAGCACCTCCAGAGGACGGGCCAAATCGTGCAGAAGGCCCCGCCTCCACCTCCGCAGGAGAAGATCGTAGTTCAAAAGTCCATAACCATCAAGCCGCCCGACAAGCCGGCGTCGCCGGTTCCGAAGCCGCGGGCCAGGCGGCAGGTCGCCGAGACCGCCCCGGCCGCCAAGAGACCCAAACACGAGCAGCAGCCCATCGCGCCGGGGCGACCCGTCATCACGCAGATGCCCTCCCTGGCGCCGCTCACCGGCACGATAGCCCCGGCCGCCGCGCTCGGGTCGAGCTCGGCGGTCGGCGGGGCGGGCGACAACTTCGGCGAGCTGGACAACTTTGAGGAACTGCTTCCGTCGACCACGATAGCGCGCCAGCCGGAGCTCGTGCCCGCCCCGCCGGTACCGGctcccgcccccgcccccgtccccgcccccgcccccgcgcccgcgcccgccgtgCACGTCGACGGCCAGCTACTGGCGATCCCCGGGGAGAACTTCGGCGGCCCGCCCGGCTCCTTCTACCTGTGCGTCGAGGACAACGGCACCCTCACCCGAATCGACAACCGGCCGCTCGTCCTCGAGGACAACCAGCTGGTGCCGATAGCGGACGCGGTGGCCGCGCCGCAGCCCGAGCGCCGGGACATCCTCGAGGCGGCGCTGGCCAACAGCGACGTGTTCCACGCGGAGCCGCGCGACGAGGCGCCCGACTTCCGCGACCTCAACGCCAACGTGTCGGTGCACTGCCGCGTGTCGGAGACGAGCACGACGCTCAACCAGCCTATAATGACGCCGGTGGAGGTGCCGTCCAAGATCGGGGGCTCGCCGGCGGCGACGGCCAGCCTGGAGGCGGGGCTCGCCGTCATCGGCGTGACGCCGCAGACCGTGCCCACCTCGCTCGAGCTGCCGATCACGGTGACGGACCCGCGGATAGCGCCGCGGACGACGGACCCGCTCGGCAACGGCGGGTACGGCGCGCTACTGGCGTCGCCCACCACGGGCATGACGTTCGTAACGACGGACGAGGTGCAGGTGTCGGCGGCGCCCATCTCCATGCCGCTGCTGACAGACGACGACGAGCTCGGCAAGTCCATGCCCATCCTGACCGACGCGCCGCTGCCCGCAGCCGATCTGGCGCACACCAGTTAA